The Nitrospirota bacterium genome contains a region encoding:
- a CDS encoding metallophosphoesterase family protein, with the protein MKDPKALQEIFARDDRLIRLPSKGRAVFVGDTHGDLDATETVFKLFFEPGNILIFLGDYVDRGEESRENMEFLLQKKSDAPDRVFLLAGNHEGYCSLPFSPADFWESLSPEEFRYYSSICRFLPFAAVSSNGLLAVHGAPPDVSDAEKINTIQMCSEQWQQLTWGDFMEEQGEFIGSRGGRPVFGEDYFSRTMKQLGARVLIRSHQPQIRPVIFGKRCLTLMTSYYYTFSRHIAIADLEKTYINSVDDLDRTEI; encoded by the coding sequence ATCCAAAAGCACTGCAGGAAATATTCGCCAGGGACGACCGGCTTATCCGTCTTCCCTCAAAGGGCCGGGCGGTATTCGTCGGGGATACCCACGGGGATCTGGATGCTACAGAGACGGTTTTCAAGCTTTTTTTTGAGCCCGGGAACATACTGATTTTTCTGGGAGATTATGTAGACAGGGGCGAAGAATCGAGGGAAAACATGGAGTTCCTGTTGCAGAAGAAGTCAGATGCCCCGGACCGGGTGTTTCTTCTCGCAGGCAATCATGAGGGGTATTGCTCGCTTCCGTTCAGCCCGGCTGATTTCTGGGAAAGCCTCTCGCCGGAAGAATTCCGCTACTATTCATCTATCTGTCGTTTCCTGCCTTTTGCCGCGGTCAGCAGCAATGGCCTTCTGGCCGTGCATGGGGCACCGCCCGATGTAAGTGACGCAGAGAAGATCAATACCATCCAGATGTGCAGTGAGCAATGGCAGCAGCTCACGTGGGGAGATTTCATGGAAGAGCAGGGAGAATTTATTGGTTCCCGGGGCGGACGTCCTGTATTCGGAGAGGACTACTTTTCACGGACGATGAAGCAGCTGGGAGCACGTGTGCTCATCAGATCCCATCAACCGCAGATCAGGCCGGTTATTTTCGGCAAACGGTGTCTGACGCTAATGACTTCATATTACTATACTTTCAGCCGGCATATCGCTATTGCAGACCTGGAAAAGACATATATCAATTCAGTCGATGACCTGGATCGCACAGAGATTTGA